Genomic segment of Oncorhynchus keta strain PuntledgeMale-10-30-2019 unplaced genomic scaffold, Oket_V2 Un_contig_204_pilon_pilon, whole genome shotgun sequence:
ttgggTGTGTTTGATCCTATGGGGGATGTTTCAGGATTAGAGATTAAAGGAGGACGAGGCCCATTTGGTAATCCATTAGTCTGTGCTGTGGATGGTGATGGTGTTGATTCATTAGCTTTAGGTCCAGAAGGACCGTAGTATGTCCGGATCCCACCATAGGCAACATACTCAGCCGGAGTCAGTCCGTAATATGTTGACCGTGTTTTAGGTTTTTTGGATGTAGGGGTCTTTTGATGCTCTATCAATGGTGCCAAAACTTTACGTAAGCCAATTATAGGAGAGTCTGGGTATCTAGGGGTCAATGGGGATTGAGGTGATGAAATCATTGGCGTTAGCACAGTGTTTGGAGGTGGTTGTGCTGAGAACATTGGCACAGTGGGTCCGTTTGGTGGAGCTGAAATGGTTGGCGCATTGTATCCATTTGAAGTTGTCTTTGGTATCCTTTTGGGGGACAATGGGGCCTGTTGATTTTGATACTCAGGTGGGGTTCCATATTCAGTTGTTTCATCCATTTTATTTTTCTGCATATGAGGTTCTGTAAACTTTACTTTTGTCTTGGAAACTGCACTGTCACATGCAGCCATCTTTGATGCTAGAATCTCATTGGGAGTTCTCTCAGCCATAGATCTTTCAGTGGTGGTTTTACTTCCACTAGTCTGGTTCCTATTTCTATCCCCACTGGTTGGACCTTGTGAAAGTTCCACTGAGCCGGCACAGGCAGATCCAGCTGATTTTGGTTGTTCAGTGGCTGTTGAGCGAGTTTGGGCTGCACTTGTAACAGGCATTGATGGGGGTGATTTGACTCTGCTGGCAACAGGAATTGCTAGGGGAGTTTGGGCTGGACTGGTAACAGTCATCACCGGGGGAGATTTAACTCTACACATAACAGGCATGGGTGacttgtgtctctgtgtgtttatgACTGAGGCATGTACATCTTGATAGGAGCTGAAGGCAGGAGATATATTAGTCATACATCCGAGCATAGTAGTTGTATCCTGTAtctccttgtatctgtgtgtctctttgtttACAGCCAAAGCATGTGCATCTTGATAGGAGCTGAATGCAGAAGATATCGTAGCCATGGACCCTTCCATGTTGGTTGATATTCCATTAGTCTGAGTTGTACTTCTATCAACACTGGTCAGACCTTGTAAATGTTTGTCAGAGTTACATCCTATTGGTTCTAATTCTTCTGCTGCAGCTGAGGGAATATTGCTTGTAGTGGTAACAGACATTGAAGGAGGAGATTTGACTCTACTGTTAACAGGTATCGCTGAGGGTGTTTGGGCTCTACTGGTTATATGTATTGCTGAGGGAGATTTAACTCTACTGTTAACAGTTATTGCTGAGGGAGATTTGACTCTACTGTTAAGAGGTATTGCTGAGGGAGATTTAACTCTACTGTTAACAGGTATTGCTGAGGGAGATTTAACTCTACTGTTAACAGGTATCGCTGAGGGTGTTTGGGCTCTACTGGTTATATGTATTGGTGAGGGAGATTTAACTCTACTGTTAACAGGTATTGCTGAGGGTGTTTGGGCTGTACTGGTTATAGCCATTGGCGACTTGAATCTCTGTGTGACGTGTACATCCTGACAGGAGCTGAACATAGAAGATAAATTAGCCGTAGATCCTCCCATGGTAGTTGTAATTCCATTATTTTGGAATATGTCTGTATCTGAACGAGATCCAATTGGTTTCAGTTGTTCGGTTGCTGCTGAGAGAGCTCTGGTAACAGTCATTGGTGACTtgtatttctctgtctctgtgtttacgACCGAGGCATGCACATCCCGAGAGGAGAAGAAGACTGGACTTGCAGCAAACAGGAGTGGATTGGCTTTCGATATCTCAAAAACAGGTGTCAGTCTTCCCATTGTGGGATGGTGTGAGGGTGTTTTCGATCTTCCAGAAGGGGTCTTTGCCACGGAAACTTTATATGGGATAGCCGGCTCACTTTGGTGACAAGTCAGTGGTGATTTCTCCCTGTGTATAGTGGATAACGATGCTCCTTGATACAATATATTCACTCCTGTTATGTCTGGAAGTGCAGGCTTGGAGATTTCGTAAAACGTTGCCTTGGAAGTGTAAATCATTGTTTGTGGGATGACGTCAGACGGTTTGACTTTACGGGAATCAGCTTGATTTATTTGCGTGCTGACCGTCTTAGAAGCCACTTTGTTCATAATGTGATCTTCAGAACCAAGGTTATTAGTGAGCAAAGCTGGTGTGGTCTTTGGAGCCTCATCCTTTGGCTTACTGGGTGTCGTCACCTGATGGGTTGAGGTCAGAGGTTGTGTCTGAAGGGTTGGCGCTGACATCAGTACTGGAGCAGGAAGTGGGACTGGACCTTGGACCTGAGCGGGTAATGGTGCCAGACCCGGACCACTAGGTACTGGTGGGAAAAGAGTCATAACATGAGTTGATATCTTAGGGGAACATGGAGTTGGGGGAGTTGACTGTGGTACACTGGGGACTGAGTCTGGAGCTACTGTTGCCGTGGCCACCGACCCAGACGAATTCAGTGCTACAGATGAATACAAGTCATACAGATGAACTGCTGGGCCTTGTGAGAACTCAGGTacgggtgggggtgggggggggggggaggcgGAGGCGAGGGTGGCATCATGCTTTCTGTGTCGTCATCGTCAAACATAAACGACGAGCACTCAAAGAGGGGCGCCACCTGGTTCTCTGATGTCTGCATGGGAGCGGTGTAGTCCAGGGGGGGAAAGACCCCTGTCTGGCCGTAAGGATTGTTACCATATGGACCACTGGGGGGGAACGAGAACGGAGAGCGGGGGTGTGGATCATACAGAGGCCTAATGGGGAAACTGAAGTCCGGTGACCGGGGAGGAGTCGAGTGTGTGTCGCTGTGCTCGAGGTCCGAAGCTTCGTGTACGGGGGACAGACAGGAGCGGAAGGGGATGGGAGTCTGGGAGGGTCGGGCTTTCTTCTTGGCACTCTTCTTGATGAGTTTCTGCAGCCGGGCATTGGCCTTGTCTGGTTTGGGCAGCAGGGGAGGGGGAGGCTGGGAGGGGTCGGGAAGATCCGGCTGGAGTCCATTGCTGTACCTGACTGCCATCAGCGATTCATTTTAACCCCctgaaaagacaaaacaaagacaaaacatcaatgacaaaatgatATATTTATTTGACATAAATCTACCAAAACATTAATCCACCTCTTTAATTTTTTTGTGAGCTTCTATTAAGACAAAATTCATTACATACTGAAAACATTTGACACAAACAGAAGATGCCACGTACTAGTGTGTTACTGTAATGAATATAAATGAATCATTGacatccctcttctcttcccgGTTTGTTTTTCAGCTGGACAATGCCTTGAGGAATTGTGAAGAACAGACGTTGGACTGTGATTATTTCGACGATCACTTCACATCATATTTATCATTCATTTCATTTAGCCGACACATTCCTCTTAAAAACTACGTTTAGATCAACATGTCTGAAGCATATGTAGTATGTTATGTGTACCAGGTCTGAAGCATATGTAGTATGTTATGTGTACCAGGTCTGAAGCATATGTAGTATGTTATGTGTACCAGTTGATTTTCTCTGTAGCAACACACTGCCAACCTGGTATAAAATGATTCACAAACGGTCAAAAATATACAATTATGCAAAAAATATTCATGTTTGTACTCGTTTATTTTGGACAATCTTATCCATGATGTATTTTAGTGAATAATGTGTTTTCATGTACTATTTGTTAactttaataaaaataaaaaaataaagtaaatGAATGAGGTAAATGTGCCATTGTGTGATATAACTTATTAACAGTATTTAAACAGCCAAGTCCTATTTCTGTGGTTCTATCAATCTCTATGTTGTTTCCACTAGTGGGTGAGGTCATGGTATACTGATCCTGTGGTCTGCGCATGTTGTTTCAGTAATGTGGGCCAGCCCTCACAGCTGTcctgctctttatttaaccactGCTAACGGCTCTATGAAAACTGCTTTAGATAGATTTGGCATCCCATGACAACCGGCTCGTTAAAATACGTTCTTAAAGGGCTTCGGGTTTCCTGGGGGTACTGGGTAACTTTATAAAACCTCAATAGTTGAAATAGACAATAAGAAGTCCCTTTAAAAGGATTATAATATGTGAGGCAAGTATAAACATGTCTCCATATAAAGTTTATATATTTAGGTAAAACCTTGTCAGGTGCTCTATGGGAATATTGTTACCTAATGTGACTTGTTTGTTGGTTTCTTACTGGTTAAAAGTAAATCATATTACATAACAGAAATCATAACACAATCCAATCTTCATTTTAAAATCAAGGTTTTGGTGGTTCAATCGGTTTTGGAACAACAATTGATTGTGATTGTACCCTTCACACTGGGTCAAACAAGGCAATCTGGATCAACCACACTAATCTGGATCAACCACACTAATCTGGATCAACCATGCTAATCTGGATCATGCACACTAATCTGGATCATGCACACTAATCTGGATCATGCACACTAATCTGGATCAACCACACGAATCTGGATCAACCATGCTAATCTGGATCAACCACACTAATCTGGATCAACCACACGAATCTGGATCAACTACACTAATCTGGATCAACCACACTAATCTGGATCAACCACACTAATCTGGATCAACCACACTAATCTGGATCAACCACATTAATCTGGATCAACCATTATGATCTGGCTCAACCACTCTAATCTGGATCACCACTCTAATCCAGATCAACCACGCTAATCTGGATTAACCACGCTAATCTGGGTCAACCATGCTAATCTGGGTCAACCACGCTAATCTGGATCAACCACTCTAATCCGGAGCACCACTCTAATCGGATCAAGCACACTAATCTGGATCAACCACTCTAATCCGGATCACCACTCTAATCCGGATCAAACACGCTAATCTGGATCAACCACGCTAATTTGGATCAACCATGCTAATCTGGATCAGGCACGGGTACAGATAGAGTCCTAGTGGTGCTGTAGCACCAGCCCTTTTGCCCTACTATGAAAAAACAGCCTGGCCTCAGAGTGAGACGAAATACACTTGACCTATTTCTGAGCACCTCCAAGACGTATGATACCTACCAATGGTGTAGTTACTTAAGACAGAAACACATGTTGGGAGGTTGGTCGGGGAGGATGGGTTGATGTTCTCCGCGACAGTCTAGCAATCCAAATGCATGTTTTGAGTTACGTCAGCTACAactgtagcattttagctaatccCAACCCTTATTATAAACTTAACCCAACTCATCTATCCTTTGTCGGTTTTAGTTGTCCTAACCTTTGTCTTTAGTTACCGCCAAGGTAAATTCTCCCCATAATTCTCCTTTTCCATAATTATCAGTAGCAACAAGCAACTGGTTACAGATAACAACGTGCAATACTACAGTATACGTCCTCTAAGATGTTATATATGTCAACGAATTCCTATGATATTGTTGATTACTGCTGTTTTTTTTACTCTTTTCTCTCTTGTAACTATCTGATTCATCTAGACTACATTAGTGGTAAATAGATTATATATCCAACTATCTGAATCATCTAGACTACATTAGAGATGATCAGATGATATATCTAACTAGCTGATTCATCTAGGCTCCATTAGAGATGATCAGGTGATATATCTAACTAGCTGATTCATCGAGCCTACATTAGAGGTGATCAGATTATATATCCAACTAGCTGAATCATCTAGGCTACATTAGAGATGATCAGATGATATATCTAACTAGCTGATTCATCGAGCCTACATTAGAGGTGATCAGATTATATATCTAACTAGCTGATTCATCTAGTCTAACTATCTGATTCATCTAGACTACATTAGTGGTAATCAGATTATATATCTAACTAGCTGATTCATCTAGACTACATTAGAGGTGATCAGATTATATATCTAACTAGCTGATTCATCTAGACTACATTAGAGGTGATCAGATTATATATCTAACTAGCTGATTCATCTAGCCTACATTAGAGGTGATCAGATTATATATCTAACTATCTGAATCATCTAGACTACATTAGAGGTGATCAGATTATATATCTAACTATCTGATTCATCTAGTCTACATTAGTGGTAATCAGATTATATATCCAACTAGCTGAATCATCTAGACTACATTAGAGATGATCAGATTATATATCTAACTAGCTGATTAATCTAGGCTCCATTAGAGGTGATCAGATTATATATCTAACTAGCTGATTCATCTAGACTACATTAGAGGTGATCAGATTATATATCTAACTAGCTGATTCATCTAGACTACATTAGAGGTGATCAGATTATATATCTAACTAGCTGATTCATCTAGACTACATTAGAGGTGATCAGATTATATATCTAACTAGCTGATTCATCTAGACTACATTAGTGGTAATCAGATTATATATCCAACTAGCTGATTCATCTAGACTACATTAGTGGTAATCAGATTATATATCCAACTAGCTGATTCATCTAGACTACATTAGAGGTGATCAGATTATATATCTAACTAGCTGATTCATCTAGGCTACATTAGAGGTGATCAGATGATATATCTAACTAGCTGATTCATCTAGACTACATTAGAGGTGATCAGATTATATATCTAACTAGCTGATTCATCTAGACTACATTAGAGGTGATCAGATTATATATCTAACTAGCTGATTCATCTAGACTACATTAGAGGTGATCAGATTATATATCTAACTATCTGATTCATCTAGGCTCCAATAGAGATGATCAGGTGACATAACTATCTGATTCATCTAGTCTACATTAGAGATGATCAGGTGACATAACTAACTATCTGATTCATCTAGTCTACATTAGAGATGATCAGGTGACATAACTAACTATCTGATTAATCTAGGCTACATTAGAGATGATCAGGTGACATAACTAACTATCTGATTCATCTAGGCTACATTAGAGATGATCAGGTGATATATCTAACTAGCTGATTCATCTAGGCTACATTAGAGATGATCAGGTAACATATCTAACTATCTGATTCATCTAGGCTACATTAGAGATGATCAGGTAACATAACTAACTATCTGATTCATCTAGGCTACATTAGAGATGATCAGATGAATATCTAACTATCTGATTCATCTAGCCTACATTAGAGATGATCAGATGATATATATAACTAGCTGATTCATCTAGGCTACATTAGAGATGATCAGGTGACATAACTAACTAGCTGATTCATCTAGCCAACATTAGAGATGATCAGATGATATATCTAACTATCTGATTCATCTAGACTACATTAGAGATGATCAGGTAACATAACTAACTAGCTGATTCATCTAGACTACATTAGAGATGATCAGATGATATATCTAACTAGCTGATTCATCTAGGCTACATTAGAGATGATCAGATGACATAACTAACTATCTGATTCATCTAGCCTACATTAGAGATGATCAGGTGACATAACTATCTGATTCATCTAGCCTACATTAGAGATGATCAGGTAACATATCTAACTAGCTGATTCATCTAGCCTATATTAGAGATGATCAGGTGACATAACTAACTATCTGATTCATCTAGCCTACATTAGAGATGATCAGGTGACATAACTAATCTGATTCATCTAGGCTACATTAGAGATGATCAGGTGACATAACTATCTGATTCATCTAGCCTACATTAGAGATGATCAGGTAACATAACTAACTATCTAATTCATCTAGCCTACATTAGAGATGATCAGGTGACATAACTAACTATCTGATTCATCTAGCCTACATTAGAGATGATCAGGTGACATAACTATCTGATTCATCTAGACTACATTAGAGATGATCAGATTATATATCCAACTAGCTGAATCATCTAGCCTACATTAGAGATGATCAGGTGACATAACTAACTATCTGATTCATCTAGCCTACATTAGAGATGATCAGGTGACATAACTATCTGATTCATCTAGGCTACATTAGAGATGAACTCAGGTGACATAACTAACTATCTGATTCATCTAGCCTACATTAGAGATGATCAGGTGACATATCTAACTATCTGATTCATCTAGGCTACATTAGAGATGATCAGGTGACATATCTAACTATCTGATTCATCTAGGCTACATTAGAGATGATCAGGTGATATATCTAACTATCTGATTCATCTAGGCTACATTAGAGATGATCAGGTGACAAACTTACCCAACCCAGGAGAGGTTGTAGCAAAGAGGTAGTTTTTATGACTCCCTTTCATTTGTTGTTCTAGCTTGCTTAGTCATTTTTTTTGTGGTTGAATTCACTTAGATCATTAGCCCTGTCAACGGTCTGTGCAACCTGTGTCCTGCAGTGGAGGATCCttaggggaggaccatcctactcagtTCTCTACTTCCTTAACAGGttaggggaggaccatcctactcagtTCTCTACTTCCTTAACAGGttaggggaggaccatcctactcagtTCTCTACTTCCTTAACAGGTTagggaggaccatcctactcacTTCTCTACTTCCTTAACAGGTTgggggaggaccatcctactcagtTCTCTACTTCCTTAACAGGttaggggaggaccatcctactcagtTCTCTACTTCCTTAACAGGttaggggaggaccatcctactcagtTCTCTACTTCCTTAACAGGttaggggaggaccatcctactcagtTCTCTACTTCCTTAACAGGttaggggaggaccatcctactcagtTCTCTACTTCCTTAACAGGttaggggaggaccatcctactcagtTCTCTACTTCCTTAACAGGttaggggaggaccatcctactcagtTCTCTACTTCCTTAACAGGTTagggaggaccatcctactcagtTCTCTACTTCCTTAACAGGttaggggaggaccatcctactcagtTCTCTACTTCCTTAACAGGttaggggaggaccatcctactcagtTCTCTACTTCCTTAACAGGttaggggaggaccatcctactcagtgCATTTCAGATTATAATATGTTGAAGTATCCTCTTTAGATGAAACTGTACtacatacagtgtcttcagaaagtattcataccccttgacttatttcacacTTTGTTTCTGTtaaagcctgaattcaaaatggattacatttatttttctctcacccatctacacacaatatcccataatgacaaattgaaaacatggttgtttaaaaaaaatatatatatattgaaaatgaaatacagaaatgtgtaatttacataagtattcacatctCTTTGTTATTGATCTCAGGTTAAATtaaattggacatgatttagagaggaacacacctgtctatacaaggtcccactgTTGTCAGATCAGAAACTATAGCATGAAGTCCAATAAACTGCCAGTAGATCTCTGAGAGAGAACTGTGATGAGGtgtatatctggggaagggtattaaACTGCCAGTAGATCTCTGAGAGAGAACTGTGATGAGgtatatatctggggaagggtattcAACTATAGCATGAAGTCCAATAAACTGCCAGTAGATCTCTGAGAGAGAACTGTGATGAGgtatatatctggggaagggtattaaACTGCCAGTAGATCTCTGAGAGAGAACTGTGATGAGgtatatatctggggaagggtattcAACTATAGCATGAAGTCCAATAAACTGCCAGTAGATCTCTGAGAGAGAACTGTGATGAGgtatatatctggggaagggtattaaACTGCCAGTAGATATCTGAGAGAGAACTGTGATGAGGtgtatatctggggaagggtattaaACTGCCAGTAGATCTCTGAGAGAGAACTGTGATGAGGtgtatatctggggaagggtattaaACTGCCAGTAGATCTCTGAGAGAGAACTGTGATGAGGtgtatatctggggaagggtattaaACTGCCAGTAGATCTCTGAGAGAGAACTGTGATGAGGtgtatatctggggaagggtattaaACTGCCAGTAGATCTCTGAGAGAGAACTGTGATGAGGtgtatatctggggaagggtattaaACTGCCAGTAGATCTCTGAGAGAGAACTGTGATGAGGTGttaatctggggaagggtattaaACTGCCAGTAGATCTCTGAGAGAGAACTGTGATGAGGTGTATATCTGGGGAAGTGTATTAAACTGCCAGTAGATCTCTGAGAGAGAACTGTGATGAGGtgtatatctggggaagggtattaaACTGCCAGTAGATCTCTGAGAGAGAACTGTGATGAGgtatatatctggggaagggtattaaACTGCCAGTAGATCTCTGAGAGAGAACTGTGATGAGGTGttaatctggggaagggtattaaACTGCCAGTAGATCTCTGAGAGAGAACTGTGATGAGGtgtatatctggggaagggtattaaACTGCCAGTAGATCTCTGAGAGAGAACTGTGATGAGGtgtatatctggggaagggtattcAACTGCCAGTAGATCTCTGAGAGAGAACTGTGATGAGGtgtatatctggggaagggtattaaACTGCCAGTAGGTCTCTGAGAGAGAACTGTGATGAGGtgtatatctggggaagggtattaaACTGCCAGTAGATCTCTGAGAGAGAACTGTGATGAGGTGTATATCTGGGGAAGTGTATTAAACTGCCAGTAGATCTCTGAGAGAGAACTGTGATGAGGTATATATATGGGGAAGTGTATTAAACTGCCAGTAGATCTCTGAGAGAGAACTGTGATGAGGTATATATCTGGGGAAAGGTATTAAACTGCCAGTAGATCTCTGAGAGAGAACTGTGATGAGGtgtatatctggggaagggtattaaACTGCCAGTAGATCTCTGAGAGAGAACTTATGATGAAgtatatatctggggaagggtattcAACTATTTCTACAGTGATGACAGTTTCCAACAGCACAGTGGTCTTCATCATTGGGAAACGGAAACcatatggaactacccagactatgtTGTGTTTGTGTCTGAATTTAAATGGATTCAGTTGAGATCGTGTGTCACTGATCTACCACGATATGCCATCATGTGAAAGTGGAATATTGTTTGGAGAACATTTGtgaaattaattaaaaatgaaaagctgaaatgtctttagtCAATAAGTATTCCACCCCTTCGTTATGGAAAACACTTTCAGCTTGGTGAATGATCAATTAGGCTTCAGATGGTGCATCAAtagacccagtcactacaaagatacaggcatctttcctaactcagttgccggagaggaaggaaactgctcaggcaTTTCTCCATGaagccaatggtgattttaaaacagttaagagtttaatggttgtgatatgagaaaactgaggatggatcaacaacattgtagttactccacaagcctagggttgcctagtggttagagcgttggactagtaaccgaaaggttgcaagttcatatccccgagctgacaaggtacaaatctgttgttctgctcctgaacagatagttaacccactgttcctaggccgtcattgaaaataagaatttgttcttaactgacttgcctagttaaataaaggtacaatttaaaaaaattaaaacctAAATGAGTGAAaaaaggaagcttgtacagaatacaaatattccaaaacttgcatcctgtttacaacaaggcacttaagtaatactgcaaaaaactcctgaatacaaagcattatgtttggggaaaatccaacacaccacatcactgagtaccactcttcatattctcaagcatggtggtggttgcatcaggttatgggtatgcttgttatGAGCAAGGACTTTGTTAAGGACTAAGGAGTGtcttaggataaaaagaaacagaatagagctaagcacagctaaaatcccagaggaaaacctggtttagtctgctttccaacagacactgaggaatgaattcatctttcagcaggacaataacctaaaatacaaggccaaatctacacttgaaattgcttaccaagatgacattgaaggtcctgagtggccaagttacagttttgactcaaATCGGCTTGAAATCTAtggtaagacttgaaaatggcaaTGATTAAccatcaacttgacagagcttgaagaacttTTAAAAAACACTACGGGCAAATATTGTTCATGGGGCAGAAAAAGTCCACGCTCATAAAATAAATAGTTTGCATGTGTCTATTCTGAAATAAAGTCCTCCATTTGCAACAGCCATGTTCTGTATGATACAGTAGCACGTGGTGCTTGTTACAGGGAAAGGAAGGGTTTTGTTTCCTAAACACCCGGGGCTCTAATATAGGTCTGGCTGCCTCTTGGGACACTGGGAAAAGGTCCAGGACCTAATTTTAGTCTGAGGTAAGAGATGGGGAAGGTATCGTGAGACACCAGACACCTGCTCTCTGCAGTTATCTGTCCTACAGGCAGTGAATCAATCCCCCTGTGCTCTGTGAACCAATGGGTACGTTTCAGGTCGTCTTTTATTCAGTCACACTGTTCAGATGATAAGATGTGTTAAATGTCCCAGGAACCAAATGAATAGGATTTGTCAGTCTTCTGAGACTAC
This window contains:
- the LOC118379941 gene encoding uncharacterized protein LOC118379941, with translation MAVRYSNGLQPDLPDPSQPPPPLLPKPDKANARLQKLIKKSAKKKARPSQTPIPFRSCLSPVHEASDLEHSDTHSTPPRSPDFSFPIRPLYDPHPRSPFSFPPSGPYGNNPYGQTGVFPPLDYTAPMQTSENQVAPLFECSSFMFDDDDTESMMPPSPPPPPPPHPHPYLSSHKAQQFICMTCIHL